The Oscillospiraceae bacterium genome has a segment encoding these proteins:
- a CDS encoding CDP-glycerol glycerophosphotransferase family protein, translating into MAWYNTDNLELLYAPHKRDWRAEAFKKIKKVAIDVAKRSAVFRKASRRILLDERMGGYQKRTAHIATDPKVVLFSTFDGRGYSDSPKAIYEYMCSDPRFADYTFVWAFREPKKFTYVLDHPNTYMVTVNTPAYEEACARAKYWFFNYRIADHIYPKDDQVYVQLWHGTPLKRLGYDISISDNAMNSKEEIRQKYKVDAEKFKYILAPSAFAAEKFISAWNLQAVGKADTVLEAGYPRNDFLINHTPEDEAQIKRELGLPMDKKVILYAPTWRDNQHDAKLGYVYRTHMDFDALRREFGDDYVILFRAHYLVANSFDFKKYKGFVYDACGVTDINRLYVVADVLITDYSSVFFDYANLHRPMLFYMYDLASYAGEIRGFYIDLDCLPGPIVETQADLHRALHAVEADKSRYAEKYAAFNARFNYLDDGHAAQRVVERVVLDRDGANVV; encoded by the coding sequence GCTTGGTATAACACGGACAATTTAGAACTGCTGTATGCGCCTCATAAGCGTGATTGGCGTGCAGAAGCGTTCAAAAAAATCAAAAAAGTGGCCATTGACGTGGCCAAGCGCAGCGCTGTTTTTCGCAAGGCCAGCCGTCGAATTTTGCTGGATGAGCGTATGGGCGGTTACCAAAAGCGCACGGCACATATTGCAACGGATCCTAAGGTGGTGCTTTTTTCTACCTTTGACGGCAGGGGGTACAGCGACAGTCCCAAGGCCATTTATGAATATATGTGCAGCGATCCTCGCTTTGCGGATTACACTTTTGTGTGGGCTTTTCGGGAACCAAAGAAATTCACATATGTGCTGGATCACCCCAATACCTATATGGTTACCGTAAACACCCCGGCTTATGAGGAAGCTTGCGCCCGGGCAAAGTATTGGTTCTTTAACTATCGGATTGCAGACCATATTTATCCCAAGGACGACCAGGTGTATGTGCAGCTTTGGCACGGTACGCCCCTAAAGCGCTTAGGATACGATATTTCCATTTCTGACAATGCCATGAATTCCAAAGAGGAAATTCGCCAAAAATACAAGGTGGATGCAGAGAAGTTTAAGTATATTTTGGCACCCTCCGCCTTTGCGGCGGAGAAGTTCATTTCCGCCTGGAATTTGCAGGCGGTGGGCAAGGCGGACACGGTGCTGGAGGCGGGCTATCCTCGTAATGACTTTTTGATTAATCATACGCCGGAGGATGAGGCGCAAATCAAAAGGGAATTGGGACTGCCGATGGATAAAAAAGTCATTCTCTATGCGCCCACATGGCGGGACAATCAGCATGACGCCAAATTGGGCTATGTGTACCGCACCCACATGGATTTTGACGCCCTGCGCCGGGAATTCGGTGACGATTATGTGATCTTGTTCCGTGCCCACTATTTGGTGGCCAATTCTTTTGATTTTAAGAAGTACAAGGGCTTCGTATACGACGCCTGCGGCGTGACGGATATTAACCGGCTGTATGTGGTGGCAGATGTGCTCATTACCGATTACAGCTCTGTGTTTTTTGACTATGCGAATCTGCACCGGCCTATGCTATTTTATATGTACGATCTGGCCAGTTATGCAGGTGAAATTCGTGGATTTTATATTGATTTGGATTGTTTGCCAGGCCCGATTGTGGAAACGCAGGCGGATCTGCATCGGGCGCTGCACGCCGTAGAGGCGGACAAGTCCCGGTATGCGGAGAAGTATGCCGCTTTCAACGCCCGCTTTAATTATTTGGACGACGGCCATGCCGCACAGCGTGTGGTGGAGCGTGTGGTGCTTGACAGAGACGGTGCAAATGTGGTTTAA